A genomic window from Dama dama isolate Ldn47 chromosome 6, ASM3311817v1, whole genome shotgun sequence includes:
- the GRPEL1 gene encoding grpE protein homolog 1, mitochondrial: protein MAARCVRLARRSLPAFALSLRSSPRLLCTAAKQKNNGQNLEEDAGQNEQKTDLPSTEKTLIEEKVKLEEQLKETMEKYKRALADTENLRQRSQKLVEEAKLYGIQGFCKDLLEVADILEKATQCVPREEIRDDNPHLKNLYEGLVMTEVQIQKVFTKHGLLRLDPLGAKFDPYEHEALFHTPVEGKEPGTVALVNKVGYKLHGRTLRPALVGVVKEA, encoded by the exons ATGGCGGCTCGGTGCGTGCGGCTGGCGCGGCGCAGCCTCCCGGCTTTCGCGTTGTCTCTCAG GTCTTCTCCTCGGCTGCTGTGCACAGCtgcaaagcagaaaaacaatGGCCAGAACCTGGAAGAGGACGCGGGTCAGAACGAACAGAAGACAGATCTTCCCTCCACGGAGAAGACACTCATAGAAGAGAAGGTCAAGCTGGAAGAGCAGTTGAAGGAGACCATG gaaaaatacaagCGAGCTCTAGCAGATACTGAGAACTTGCGGCAGAGGAGCCAAAAACTGGTGGAGGAGGCAAAACTATATG GCATCCAGGGCTTCTGCAAGGACCTGCTGGAAGTGGCCGACATCCTGGAGAAGGCCACGCAGTGCGTCCCGAGGGAGGAGATTCGAGACGACAACCCCCACCTGAAGAACCTCTACGAGGGGCTCGTGATGACCGAAGTCCAGATCCAGAAGGTGTTCACAAAGCACGGCCTGCTCCGGCTGGACCCCCTGGGCGCCAAGTTCGACCCGTACGAGCACGAGGCGCTGTTCCACACGCCGGTCGAGGGGAAGGAGCCGGGCACGGTGGCGCTGGTGAACAAAGTGGGCTACAAGCTGCACGGGCGCACCCTGAGGCCCGCCCTGGTGGGGGTGGTGAAGGAGGCCTAG